From a single Paenibacillus sp. FSL R5-0345 genomic region:
- a CDS encoding peptide MFS transporter, with protein sequence MSATDRQKIVDSVPQTGFFGHPKGLFTLFFTEFWERFSYYGMRAILVYYMYYEVSKGGLGFPEDMALSIMSIYGSLVYMSGIIGGWLADRIFGTSKAVFYGGVLIMFGHILLAIPGNATLFFASMIMIVLGTGLLKPNVSSIVGEIYSEQDNRRDAAFSIFYMGINLGGFLSPLIVGAVGMNNFHLGFSIAAVGMFIGLVVYVLTRTKNLGLAGTIVQNPIPAEQKKKLFTWIGIGLVVLAVVVTVGILTGILTFETFIKIVGVLGLLIPTMYFIVMYRSPKTTAVERSRILAYIPLFIASIMFWAIQEQTSTVLASFADKRTQLDFAGIHISPAWFQSLNPLFIIALAPVFAWIWLKLGNRQPTIPQKFSLGLLFAGLSFLVILVPAYFGGTNSLVNPLWLVLSYFIVVIGELCLSPVGLSATTKLAPAAFTAQMMSMWFLSNAAAQAINAQIVKFYTPDTEMLYFGVIGGVAIVLAVILFLFSSKIQNFMKGIR encoded by the coding sequence ATGTCAGCAACAGACAGGCAAAAAATTGTAGATAGTGTCCCGCAAACCGGATTTTTTGGACATCCAAAGGGACTGTTCACGCTTTTCTTTACTGAATTTTGGGAGCGTTTTTCCTATTATGGCATGAGAGCAATCCTTGTTTACTACATGTATTATGAAGTAAGCAAAGGCGGACTCGGATTTCCAGAGGATATGGCCCTTTCGATTATGTCTATCTACGGCTCACTCGTATATATGTCCGGAATTATAGGCGGATGGCTTGCCGATCGGATTTTCGGTACTTCGAAGGCTGTCTTTTACGGTGGCGTTCTAATTATGTTCGGGCATATTTTACTGGCGATACCGGGAAATGCCACGTTATTCTTTGCTTCGATGATTATGATCGTGCTTGGAACCGGACTTCTTAAGCCCAATGTATCAAGTATTGTAGGGGAGATCTATAGCGAACAAGATAACCGCCGCGACGCTGCTTTCAGCATTTTTTATATGGGTATTAACCTTGGCGGATTCCTCTCTCCACTGATTGTAGGCGCTGTGGGTATGAATAATTTCCATCTAGGCTTCTCGATTGCCGCAGTCGGGATGTTTATCGGGTTAGTTGTTTACGTATTGACTCGCACCAAAAACCTAGGTCTGGCGGGTACGATTGTACAAAACCCGATTCCAGCCGAACAAAAGAAAAAATTATTTACTTGGATCGGTATTGGATTAGTTGTGCTTGCTGTAGTAGTTACGGTCGGCATACTTACTGGAATACTCACCTTTGAGACATTTATTAAGATCGTAGGGGTGTTAGGGCTTCTTATTCCTACAATGTACTTCATTGTGATGTACCGTAGTCCCAAGACAACCGCTGTAGAGCGATCACGGATTCTCGCGTACATCCCTTTGTTTATCGCCTCGATTATGTTCTGGGCCATTCAGGAACAAACTTCAACAGTTTTAGCAAGTTTTGCGGATAAGCGCACCCAATTGGACTTTGCGGGTATACACATTTCTCCGGCTTGGTTCCAGTCGCTTAACCCGCTGTTTATTATCGCCCTTGCACCTGTATTTGCCTGGATTTGGTTAAAGCTCGGTAACCGTCAACCAACGATTCCTCAAAAGTTCTCGCTTGGTTTATTGTTTGCCGGTCTGTCTTTCCTGGTCATTCTGGTACCTGCATATTTCGGTGGAACTAATTCACTTGTAAATCCATTATGGCTAGTGCTAAGCTATTTCATCGTCGTCATTGGGGAGCTATGCTTGTCACCCGTTGGCCTCTCGGCAACGACCAAACTGGCACCCGCTGCTTTTACTGCTCAGATGATGAGCATGTGGTTCTTGTCCAATGCTGCTGCGCAAGCTATTAATGCTCAGATTGTGAAGTTCTATACTCCGGATACCGAAATGCTGTACTTTGGAGTTATTGGTGGAGTTGCCATTGTGCTCGCGGTAATTCTCTTCCTGTTCTCTTCTAAGATTCAGAATTTCATGAAGGGGATAAGATAA
- a CDS encoding DUF6509 family protein, with protein MLTFTSYSVENVKDPFGILTGKRYEFVVQLDVPEDDELYVENGVSARAIIKVDEDQVSIVSYDLQETTTGQLLDFDMEEDEEAALLLFCKEHLPE; from the coding sequence ATGTTGACATTTACTAGCTACAGCGTGGAGAATGTTAAAGATCCTTTTGGTATACTAACCGGTAAACGGTATGAATTCGTGGTTCAACTGGATGTTCCAGAAGATGATGAGCTCTATGTAGAAAACGGAGTTTCCGCTAGAGCGATTATTAAAGTGGATGAAGATCAGGTTAGCATCGTAAGTTATGACCTACAAGAAACAACAACAGGCCAATTGCTTGATTTCGATATGGAAGAGGACGAGGAAGCAGCATTGCTCCTTTTCTGTAAAGAGCATTTGCCAGAATAA
- a CDS encoding AEC family transporter, which translates to MIQSVLSTLYQVIVPLSIPVIVGALLGRFKNLDTKPLLTLYLYFLTPAIILNTLATAEISMDDIYKTLAFSLLNLCFLWAIANIIGKLLKLGTSEISGLTLVSTFTNSVNYGLPLVLLAFGQLGLDKASVYVIGQMIIVNTVGVYFAARSQFSVKNAVKSVFSLPAIYAAMLALFLRIFDLHLPSELATGVSMVAGGYSPVVLAILGAHMVKVRTKPSERKGQSTFWTGMIIRLILAPLVAYLGLSILHIDGILFSVLLILASMPVAVNAVVLAERFDASPELVSKCILWTTLASFLVLPILIVLVQGA; encoded by the coding sequence ATGATCCAGAGTGTGTTATCAACGTTGTATCAAGTCATCGTGCCATTATCCATTCCGGTGATCGTCGGTGCACTGCTTGGACGGTTTAAAAATTTGGATACCAAGCCGTTATTGACGCTCTATTTATACTTTTTAACGCCGGCTATTATTCTTAATACACTGGCTACGGCCGAGATTTCTATGGATGATATTTACAAGACGCTTGCTTTTTCGCTGCTAAATCTGTGCTTTTTATGGGCAATTGCAAATATCATCGGGAAGTTATTGAAGCTCGGCACCTCTGAAATATCGGGATTGACTCTGGTCTCGACATTTACGAATAGTGTGAATTATGGACTTCCCTTGGTGTTGCTGGCTTTCGGACAGCTTGGGCTCGATAAGGCTTCTGTGTATGTGATTGGGCAAATGATTATCGTGAATACTGTGGGCGTTTATTTTGCGGCTAGATCGCAGTTCTCGGTGAAAAATGCGGTAAAGTCCGTGTTCTCTCTTCCTGCCATCTATGCAGCTATGCTAGCACTTTTTCTTAGAATATTTGACCTGCATTTACCTTCTGAGCTTGCTACAGGGGTCTCCATGGTTGCTGGGGGTTATTCACCAGTCGTACTGGCGATTCTGGGTGCACATATGGTCAAAGTACGAACCAAACCATCCGAACGCAAGGGCCAGTCTACTTTTTGGACAGGGATGATCATTCGATTAATCTTAGCTCCACTAGTGGCATACCTCGGATTATCTATTCTGCATATTGATGGTATTTTATTCTCTGTGCTGCTGATTCTGGCCTCCATGCCAGTTGCCGTCAACGCGGTGGTATTAGCGGAGCGATTTGACGCCTCTCCAGAGCTGGTATCCAAATGCATTTTATGGACGACGCTTGCTTCCTTTCTTGTGTTGCCGATCCTTATTGTGCTAGTGCAAGGTGCGTAA
- a CDS encoding glycosyltransferase — MKPKFLIAKLTLLCMFLVVSVMPVTADAAAKEKKSSHKQCLTPSVIELKDNLRKLWSDHVIWTKNYIVSAFANSEDKEKVLARLLQNQQEIGNVYKPYYGEAVGDKLAQLLREHILIAGKVVAAVLAGNQADLEKYNKEWYNNADDIAKFLSAQNPKYSYEQLKEMLHEHLELITDDVTARVKKDWDAEIVAFDKGLEHMIMFGDILTEGIVKQFPDKFN, encoded by the coding sequence TTGAAGCCTAAGTTTTTGATTGCGAAGCTAACTTTGTTGTGTATGTTCCTTGTTGTTAGTGTAATGCCCGTAACTGCCGATGCTGCAGCCAAAGAAAAAAAGAGCTCACATAAGCAATGCTTAACACCCTCCGTAATAGAGCTTAAAGATAACCTTAGGAAATTATGGAGTGACCATGTGATTTGGACGAAAAATTACATAGTTAGCGCCTTTGCAAATTCCGAGGACAAAGAGAAGGTACTGGCAAGGCTGCTACAGAATCAGCAGGAAATAGGGAATGTGTACAAGCCGTATTACGGTGAGGCGGTAGGAGATAAGCTAGCCCAATTATTGCGGGAGCATATCCTGATTGCCGGAAAGGTAGTTGCCGCTGTACTGGCAGGTAATCAGGCAGATTTGGAAAAATACAATAAAGAATGGTATAACAACGCCGACGACATTGCTAAGTTTCTTAGCGCACAGAATCCCAAATATTCGTATGAACAATTGAAAGAGATGCTTCATGAGCATCTGGAGCTAATTACGGATGATGTGACAGCTAGGGTTAAAAAGGATTGGGATGCCGAAATCGTTGCTTTCGATAAAGGGCTGGAGCATATGATTATGTTTGGAGATATACTAACCGAAGGGATTGTTAAACAATTCCCTGATAAATTTAATTGA
- the greA gene encoding transcription elongation factor GreA, whose translation MSNEEVFLTKEGLAQLEEELKELKGPGRKELAARLKLAISYGDLKENSEYHSAKDDQSFMETRIMILEKMLTKAKIVDESQMDLSKVSMGCIVTLNDIEYSEKIEYRIVGAAEADVLNNKISYESPLGKELLGKKVGDIVSVNAPMGIIKYELLEIKMM comes from the coding sequence ATGTCTAATGAAGAAGTGTTCTTGACCAAAGAAGGATTAGCTCAATTAGAGGAAGAACTGAAGGAATTGAAGGGTCCAGGGCGCAAGGAGTTGGCAGCTCGGCTTAAATTGGCGATTAGCTATGGAGATTTGAAGGAAAATAGTGAGTACCATTCGGCCAAGGACGATCAATCGTTCATGGAGACTCGTATTATGATTTTGGAGAAAATGCTGACCAAAGCGAAGATCGTAGACGAGAGCCAGATGGATCTTTCGAAGGTTAGTATGGGTTGTATTGTTACCTTGAATGATATCGAATACTCCGAGAAGATTGAATATAGAATTGTAGGGGCTGCTGAAGCAGATGTCCTAAACAACAAGATTTCCTATGAAAGCCCGCTGGGCAAGGAATTGTTGGGTAAAAAAGTCGGGGATATCGTTAGTGTAAATGCACCAATGGGTATCATCAAATATGAATTGCTTGAAATCAAAATGATGTAA
- a CDS encoding TetR/AcrR family transcriptional regulator has protein sequence MTTESSSGRKKSDESASINRREQILEAAVVVFAENGYYRATTAQVAEKVGISQPYVFKVFKNKEELFVASLERAFERIIRSFKGVEAPADQVLKECIKVYELLMETHPNEIILQVQGLGIRDEVIREAMQKGMLEITNLVHEKFVAAGIKQPEVEVSTFMANGMLCNISMALGMPELKPKHRTE, from the coding sequence ATGACAACAGAATCTAGTTCCGGTCGCAAGAAATCAGATGAATCAGCCTCCATAAACCGCCGAGAACAAATCTTGGAGGCAGCGGTTGTTGTATTCGCCGAGAATGGCTACTACCGAGCTACAACTGCGCAGGTTGCGGAAAAGGTAGGCATTTCTCAACCCTATGTGTTCAAAGTGTTCAAGAACAAAGAAGAATTGTTTGTCGCTTCCTTGGAACGGGCTTTTGAACGGATTATTCGTTCGTTTAAAGGAGTAGAAGCCCCGGCAGATCAAGTGTTAAAGGAGTGCATTAAAGTATACGAGTTGTTAATGGAGACGCATCCGAATGAGATTATTTTGCAAGTTCAAGGGTTAGGAATCCGCGATGAAGTTATCCGTGAAGCGATGCAAAAGGGAATGCTTGAGATCACCAACCTTGTACACGAGAAGTTTGTTGCCGCTGGAATCAAGCAGCCTGAAGTAGAGGTAAGTACCTTTATGGCTAACGGTATGCTATGTAATATTTCTATGGCCCTTGGAATGCCGGAGTTGAAGCCGAAACATCGGACAGAGTAG
- a CDS encoding aldo/keto reductase, producing the protein MAQHLQDTTALHNGVNMPWLGLGVFQVEEGSELIQAIKSAIAHGYRSIDTAAIYQNETGVGQAIKEALQDNNLSREELFVTSKVWTADMGYEETIAAYETSLAKLGLEYLDLYLIHWPVKGKYKETWRALETLYKEGRVKAIGVSNFQIHHLEDVMKDAEIKPMVNQVELHPYLSQQPLLSFCKEQGIQLEAWSPLMQGQLLDQPVLKQIAAKYGKSVAQVIIRWDLQRGIITIPKSTKEHRIIENVDVFDFQLTEEDMTLINDLNQDQRVGPDPDNFDF; encoded by the coding sequence ATGGCTCAACATTTACAAGATACAACTGCATTACACAACGGGGTAAACATGCCCTGGCTTGGGCTCGGTGTATTTCAAGTCGAAGAAGGCTCTGAGCTGATCCAAGCGATCAAATCTGCTATTGCACACGGCTACCGCAGCATCGACACAGCAGCCATTTATCAGAATGAGACGGGTGTAGGTCAAGCAATCAAAGAAGCTTTGCAGGACAACAACCTGTCCAGAGAAGAGCTCTTCGTAACTTCAAAGGTCTGGACTGCAGATATGGGCTACGAAGAAACCATTGCTGCCTACGAGACTAGCTTGGCTAAGCTTGGACTTGAATACCTTGATCTATATCTCATCCACTGGCCTGTAAAAGGAAAATATAAAGAGACGTGGAGAGCACTTGAAACCTTGTATAAAGAGGGACGCGTAAAAGCGATTGGGGTCAGCAATTTCCAGATCCATCATCTTGAAGATGTGATGAAGGATGCGGAAATTAAGCCGATGGTAAACCAAGTAGAGCTTCATCCTTATTTAAGCCAGCAACCACTGCTTAGTTTCTGTAAGGAACAAGGAATCCAATTGGAGGCTTGGTCACCATTAATGCAAGGGCAATTGTTGGATCAGCCAGTACTGAAACAAATTGCAGCTAAATACGGCAAATCGGTAGCTCAAGTGATTATCCGTTGGGACCTGCAGCGTGGAATTATTACCATTCCGAAATCTACTAAAGAGCACCGGATCATCGAAAACGTAGATGTGTTTGATTTTCAGTTAACAGAAGAGGATATGACTCTAATTAACGACCTGAATCAAGATCAACGGGTTGGCCCTGACCCTGATAATTTCGACTTCTAA
- a CDS encoding polysaccharide deacetylase family protein: MAMNEPSAVLMIELLSLEHEQTGYQIEIGLTRDIGYARRRLTIDEFTYEQLNALAPYFGERMRLSLYPKWDPFRNSYYSTLVIINQTFSETLYFACSEYYVSQLLQLKEVDDPQVHEEIAVETTQPSIPPARRLRRRKSKKRIGRLVLQSILFACLVFVLLSLRMGGQDMDRAEGLEGPALGAGAEKIEQIVSLPFTPPVGVGKTEATPSQQDKPTSEPSETTPESLEPPQEQIKQYEEIEITGNKYAYSLPKGYVALSFDDGPSKYTKEIVDILVEHEVAATFFFIGNKVAHNVEAVKYASEHQMSIGSHSWDHSKMTDNGDKRNQNNLANTNKALEQITQMSITVFRPPYGAINDKLAAKVTEQQMKVLLWNRDSEDWRRKTPEDVLQFVHHTDPSGGVYLFHEKKITVEALPAIIEYLKGKNMKFVIFK, translated from the coding sequence ATGGCAATGAATGAACCGAGCGCTGTTCTAATGATTGAGTTGCTGTCGCTTGAGCATGAACAGACCGGTTATCAGATTGAGATAGGTTTAACCCGTGATATCGGGTATGCCAGACGCAGGCTAACCATAGATGAATTTACATATGAACAATTAAACGCGCTGGCTCCCTATTTCGGGGAAAGAATGAGATTGTCATTGTATCCGAAATGGGATCCTTTTCGTAATAGTTATTACAGCACACTGGTCATTATAAACCAGACCTTCAGCGAAACCCTGTATTTTGCTTGTTCTGAATATTATGTGTCACAGCTTCTTCAATTAAAGGAAGTAGATGATCCCCAAGTACATGAAGAGATTGCTGTTGAAACGACGCAACCCTCTATACCTCCAGCCCGTAGGCTAAGAAGAAGGAAGAGCAAAAAACGGATTGGAAGACTGGTACTGCAGAGTATCCTGTTCGCTTGTTTAGTATTTGTATTGTTGTCTCTTCGAATGGGTGGTCAAGATATGGACCGTGCAGAAGGATTGGAAGGACCTGCTTTAGGTGCCGGGGCTGAGAAGATCGAGCAAATTGTCTCTCTACCGTTCACCCCTCCTGTTGGTGTTGGTAAGACAGAAGCGACCCCCAGTCAGCAAGATAAGCCTACCTCTGAACCTTCCGAGACTACGCCAGAATCTTTGGAACCTCCTCAAGAACAGATAAAGCAATATGAGGAGATTGAAATAACCGGGAATAAATATGCATATAGTTTGCCAAAGGGTTACGTGGCTTTGTCGTTTGATGACGGACCGTCAAAGTATACGAAAGAAATCGTAGATATCTTAGTGGAGCATGAGGTGGCGGCCACCTTTTTTTTTATAGGGAATAAGGTCGCTCATAATGTGGAAGCGGTTAAGTATGCGAGTGAGCATCAGATGTCAATTGGAAGTCATTCGTGGGATCACAGCAAGATGACTGACAATGGGGATAAGCGGAATCAGAATAATTTGGCGAATACTAATAAGGCATTGGAGCAAATTACTCAAATGTCGATTACTGTTTTTCGGCCGCCATATGGTGCGATTAATGATAAGTTAGCAGCCAAAGTAACAGAACAGCAGATGAAGGTATTGTTATGGAATCGTGATTCTGAGGATTGGAGACGCAAAACCCCAGAAGACGTCCTTCAATTTGTTCATCATACTGATCCGTCCGGTGGCGTATATCTTTTTCACGAAAAGAAGATTACCGTAGAAGCGTTGCCCGCTATCATAGAATATCTAAAAGGGAAGAACATGAAGTTCGTCATTTTTAAATAA
- a CDS encoding endonuclease/exonuclease/phosphatase family protein, whose amino-acid sequence MSSTTIKIIGFTLLAAVLIFGGFLLYITITDYKPKETTPLTVNHNQEQMMKQGEPFAITTFNIGYAGLDKDQDFFMDGGTKSRSSSEEQTKTNLEAIASVMTTSGSDLFMLQEVDIDSSRSNHIDEVSLLSNISSDYSNVFATNYKVPWVPIPVLDPMGSVNSGLLTLSKFGSTSNVRYDLPGKESWPRQLFELDRAFMESRFPVDNGKELILINLHLSAFDQGGTIRKQQLEYLSTYIQRENDKGNYLILGGDWNHSLPGTTPDVFETTQAWPEWLQQFPEDFKPEGFQWAVDAKIPSVRTLDVAYSEGVNFRAVIDGFLVSPNITISGVQGHDLSFEHSDHNPVTATLILQ is encoded by the coding sequence ATGAGCTCAACCACAATAAAAATCATCGGTTTTACCCTTCTAGCTGCCGTTCTAATCTTTGGCGGTTTTTTACTGTATATTACCATTACAGATTATAAGCCGAAGGAGACTACTCCGCTAACGGTAAACCATAATCAGGAACAAATGATGAAGCAGGGAGAACCTTTTGCGATAACAACCTTTAATATTGGCTATGCTGGACTGGATAAGGATCAGGACTTCTTTATGGATGGCGGCACCAAATCACGGTCAAGCAGCGAGGAACAAACGAAGACAAATTTGGAGGCAATAGCTTCTGTAATGACCACTTCAGGCTCGGATCTATTCATGTTGCAGGAGGTAGACATCGATTCTTCTCGTAGCAACCATATCGATGAGGTCTCCTTGTTATCGAATATTTCCTCTGATTACAGCAACGTATTCGCAACGAACTACAAGGTACCTTGGGTACCGATTCCTGTTCTTGATCCGATGGGCTCAGTGAATAGCGGTTTATTAACCTTATCTAAATTCGGCAGCACAAGTAACGTTAGATATGATCTTCCGGGAAAAGAAAGCTGGCCTCGTCAACTGTTTGAACTTGACCGCGCCTTTATGGAGAGCAGATTCCCCGTCGATAACGGGAAAGAACTGATCCTGATCAATCTTCATTTATCAGCCTTTGACCAAGGTGGAACGATTCGTAAGCAGCAGCTAGAATATCTTTCTACTTATATTCAGAGAGAGAATGATAAAGGCAATTACCTCATCTTAGGCGGGGACTGGAATCATTCTTTACCGGGCACAACCCCTGATGTTTTTGAGACCACACAAGCTTGGCCAGAATGGCTGCAGCAGTTCCCTGAAGATTTCAAACCGGAGGGCTTTCAGTGGGCTGTCGATGCTAAAATCCCGTCCGTCCGGACACTGGATGTAGCTTATTCAGAAGGTGTGAATTTCCGTGCTGTCATTGATGGCTTTCTAGTCTCTCCGAATATCACAATAAGTGGCGTACAGGGCCATGATCTATCCTTTGAACACAGCGATCATAATCCTGTAACAGCCACTCTTATTCTGCAGTAA
- a CDS encoding nucleotide excision repair endonuclease, which produces MINITMPNVDVSITKQINPQLSNIYGFTDFHLIPRDYGGIFMFYNDQDELLFVGKARKLRPRIKKHFEDTVSDIKLHRDEVTRIDVCLIESPVHREIYETYIINEFKSKYNVDKVMFR; this is translated from the coding sequence ATGATCAACATAACTATGCCCAATGTGGATGTTAGTATTACTAAACAAATTAACCCGCAGTTAAGCAACATTTACGGATTCACTGATTTTCACCTGATTCCAAGAGACTACGGCGGTATCTTTATGTTCTACAATGACCAAGATGAGTTGTTGTTTGTAGGTAAAGCGAGAAAGTTAAGACCAAGAATCAAAAAACATTTCGAAGATACCGTATCTGATATCAAGCTGCACCGGGACGAGGTCACCAGAATTGATGTATGTTTGATCGAAAGCCCTGTTCATAGAGAAATTTATGAAACGTATATCATTAATGAATTTAAGTCTAAATACAATGTAGATAAAGTGATGTTTAGATAA
- the rlmN gene encoding 23S rRNA (adenine(2503)-C(2))-methyltransferase RlmN, which produces MNMESIYGLTFDQLAAWLLERGHKKFRATQVWDWLYRKRITEFSEMLDVNKDCVELLEQHYVIHTLEEHVKQESADGTIKFLFRLKDGNLIETVLMRQKYGLSVCVTTQVGCNIGCSFCASGLLAKSRDLSSGEIVEQIMKVQQHLDAANLEQKVSHVVVMGIGEPFDNFKNLLDFLSIIKDHKGLAIAGRGITVSTSGLANKIVEFADANTQVNLAVSLHAPNNELRTKIMKINKAIPIEKLMESIDYYLEKTNRRITLEYILMKDVNDGKEHALELTELIGDRRQLVNVNLIPYNPVDEHSQYQRSERETVRAFFDTLKKQGVSVSTRLEHGVDIDAACGQLRSKQIKKSKAMA; this is translated from the coding sequence ATGAATATGGAATCCATTTATGGATTAACTTTTGATCAACTGGCGGCATGGCTGTTAGAACGAGGACATAAAAAGTTTCGAGCTACGCAGGTCTGGGATTGGCTTTATCGGAAGCGGATTACAGAATTCTCAGAAATGCTCGATGTAAATAAAGATTGTGTAGAATTATTGGAGCAGCACTATGTGATCCATACGTTGGAGGAACATGTGAAGCAGGAGTCTGCGGATGGGACGATTAAGTTCCTGTTCCGTTTGAAGGATGGCAACCTGATCGAGACGGTGCTCATGAGACAGAAATACGGGTTGTCCGTATGTGTCACTACGCAGGTTGGATGTAATATCGGCTGCAGCTTTTGCGCTAGCGGATTGTTAGCAAAGAGTCGTGATCTTTCCAGCGGTGAGATTGTAGAGCAGATTATGAAGGTTCAACAGCATTTGGATGCAGCAAATCTCGAACAAAAGGTTAGTCACGTTGTAGTCATGGGGATTGGCGAACCGTTCGACAACTTTAAGAACCTGCTCGATTTCTTATCGATTATCAAGGATCACAAGGGATTAGCCATCGCAGGAAGAGGGATTACTGTATCGACGAGTGGGCTTGCTAACAAAATCGTTGAATTTGCCGATGCGAATACACAAGTAAACTTGGCAGTATCACTTCACGCGCCTAATAATGAGCTGCGGACGAAGATTATGAAGATTAACAAGGCGATTCCAATAGAGAAGCTAATGGAGTCCATAGATTATTATTTGGAAAAAACAAATCGCAGAATTACGCTGGAGTACATTCTGATGAAGGATGTAAATGACGGCAAGGAGCATGCGCTTGAGCTGACTGAACTAATCGGCGATCGGCGCCAGCTCGTCAATGTGAACTTGATTCCTTATAATCCGGTCGATGAGCACAGCCAATATCAAAGAAGCGAGCGGGAGACCGTGCGGGCCTTTTTTGATACTTTGAAGAAGCAGGGCGTGAGTGTAAGTACTCGGCTGGAGCATGGTGTAGATATTGATGCTGCATGCGGACAATTGCGAAGCAAACAGATCAAGAAATCTAAAGCTATGGCTTGA
- a CDS encoding NAD-dependent epimerase/dehydratase family protein, whose protein sequence is MLTKALVLGATGGTGSVIIAELLKRGIETVAFGRSIPKLEKLARKLGNPAGLKLMAGDVFNAKDILSAAQDVDVIFHSASVPYHEMSTRLLPMGEAVMGAANTLGIKVVAVDGIYPYGRRQNDKPIDEEYPKNPHTKKGKVKLEFERMYFSQRWSKAQGLIVRLPDYYGPTANEASYLGSTLETIAADKPAMFIGNMTVPREYVYLPDAAVMIVELASKDEAYGQNWNIPGAGTISGRDIVRIAQAASGSKKPVISLGKVGLSLLGVFVPVMKEIVEMLYLTKEPVVLSGSKYERYVGPIPTTPFEQGITETVQALKSIQTEGE, encoded by the coding sequence ATGTTAACAAAAGCGCTTGTACTTGGTGCAACTGGGGGAACAGGATCGGTAATTATTGCTGAGTTGTTAAAGAGAGGGATAGAAACGGTGGCCTTTGGACGATCGATTCCAAAACTGGAGAAGCTTGCGAGAAAGCTGGGTAATCCTGCTGGTCTTAAGCTAATGGCGGGAGACGTGTTTAATGCGAAGGATATATTATCAGCTGCGCAGGATGTGGATGTTATTTTTCATAGTGCATCTGTTCCGTATCATGAGATGAGCACGCGATTGTTACCCATGGGAGAAGCGGTTATGGGGGCGGCTAATACGCTAGGGATAAAGGTTGTTGCGGTGGATGGCATTTATCCTTATGGCAGAAGACAGAATGACAAGCCAATCGACGAGGAGTATCCGAAGAATCCGCATACGAAAAAAGGTAAAGTAAAGCTTGAGTTTGAACGAATGTACTTTAGCCAGCGTTGGAGTAAAGCACAGGGGCTTATTGTTCGATTACCGGATTATTATGGACCTACAGCTAATGAAGCTTCCTATTTAGGATCAACCTTGGAGACCATCGCTGCGGATAAACCTGCAATGTTCATCGGAAATATGACTGTTCCCCGTGAATATGTGTATTTGCCGGATGCCGCTGTCATGATTGTTGAACTCGCTAGCAAAGACGAAGCTTATGGTCAGAATTGGAATATTCCAGGGGCAGGTACAATCTCAGGGCGAGATATCGTTAGAATAGCGCAAGCAGCAAGCGGCTCGAAGAAACCCGTTATCTCTTTAGGAAAGGTTGGATTATCGCTGCTCGGTGTATTCGTTCCAGTCATGAAAGAGATCGTTGAGATGCTGTACTTAACTAAAGAACCTGTAGTTCTAAGTGGTAGTAAATACGAGCGTTATGTGGGTCCGATTCCTACTACTCCTTTTGAGCAAGGGATAACAGAGACAGTTCAAGCTCTAAAGAGCATTCAGACCGAGGGAGAATAA